GTGACTTTTTCACCGTTAACACCCCCACAAGCGTTAACTGTGTCTACTAATAAGGGAACTGAACCAACCATTTGTTGTCCAATGGAAGCTAAGTCACCTGTTGTGGGTAATAAACTACCAATTTTCAATCCTTTAGTATCACTGGTTGTAGTGGTAGCACTTGGGGAAGTGGTACTACTTCCAGTAGATGATGGGGGATTGGGATTTTCGCAAGCGGCTAACAAGAAACCACTGGCTAAGGTTGCTATACTCAAGGCTAGGGAAACACGAATTTTTGCCATAGTTAATCACACAGATATTCAGAAAACTTGATGTAGATATATTTACATCAAGCCTTTAAATCGCAGATTATAACATCCTCAAACTATCATTGGTTTCAATTAAACCATAACTTTTTCACCGGGTTTAGGGGCAATTACCTGGGTTGTTAAATTGTTTTTCCCTAGCAATGCGCGAAATTCTGCCACAGTTCCCTTTTCTTGCAAGAATTTTACTAATATTCCTGCAAACAAAATATCCCCTCCGGCTGCGGTAGGGAGGATAAATTGAGGTTTTACGGATTTTGCTACTTCTAGGGCGCTATTCATCCCTTTGATAATCGGACCGAGTAAGGGTAAGCTCAAATCAATGATTGGAGTGATTACTACGTCAATGGGTGCTATTTCTTTGAGTTGAGGGGAATGATAGCCATGAGGTTCATAATAAAGTGTGGAATTATTTACTAAATCTTTGAGCAGATAGCCGTTTTCTAATAGGGTGGGTCCAATGGGAGAACCAGGAAAAGCTTTGATTTCTACTTGCTGATTTAAGGTAAAGGTTTCGCCATGATTGAGGCTAATTATTTGTTGATAACCCAGTTGTTTGACAACTTTGGCAGCATTGGGGGAAGCGACAACTGGGATATTTTTGTTAAGCTGCTTTAGGGTGGGTGGGTGTGCATGATCTTCTAAACCTTGAGAAAGCAAAATTAAATTTATATTATCTGGTATTGACCGATCCTGAGAACGAGAACCTTTAAATAACCAATCTAAG
The DNA window shown above is from Anabaena sp. WA102 and carries:
- a CDS encoding MBL fold metallo-hydrolase, which produces MNLTWLDSNSWLIEIGEQRILIDPWLIGDLTFNNLDWLFKGSRSQDRSIPDNINLILLSQGLEDHAHPPTLKQLNKNIPVVASPNAAKVVKQLGYQQIISLNHGETFTLNQQVEIKAFPGSPIGPTLLENGYLLKDLVNNSTLYYEPHGYHSPQLKEIAPIDVVITPIIDLSLPLLGPIIKGMNSALEVAKSVKPQFILPTAAGGDILFAGILVKFLQEKGTVAEFRALLGKNNLTTQVIAPKPGEKVMV